In Acidaminococcus timonensis, one DNA window encodes the following:
- a CDS encoding bifunctional metallophosphatase/5'-nucleotidase yields the protein MSNRKKILRAGASAALLALLLPFQAWAQVVLLHTNDIHCGVDRNLTLARVAAYKKQQKALEPQTLLLDAGDAIQGEPLGKLTDGRAMVRILNGAGYDFAIPGNHEFDYGMDNFLSLAKKLKCGYTSCNFVRLDTGKPVLTPYRIFPFKERKVALIGVTTPGTLVSSTPRFFQDGKGHFIYGFCEDKAGVKLYRQVQDTVEEAREQGADTVILVTHLGSDGSIPVWSSRALLAHVTGVDGLIDGHSHEQYEVFYPDRKGKMIPVAQTGTKLQSLGRMVIEDDGTIRGELIRDLPAPDPQVEKLVRKEMAKVDKALAQKVGESPVELVDSLEGQRAVRQKETNLGDFAADAFRTCFKADAALINGGSFRSGLPRGAWTRKTLLTLFPFGNQAVLRSVSGQQLLDALELSVSHAPEENGGFLQVSGLTFVYDPAIPSPVKLDDQGNFERVEGKRRVSQVMIGGKPLDTAEDYLVAGTSYILSDGGNGYSMFRDTTLVAEPGLSDVDILADYVQKQGVSEAYRKPEGQGRIRIDRK from the coding sequence ATGAGCAACCGAAAGAAAATCCTAAGAGCTGGGGCTTCTGCAGCTCTCCTGGCCCTTTTGCTGCCGTTCCAGGCCTGGGCCCAGGTGGTGCTGCTCCATACCAACGACATCCACTGCGGGGTGGACAGGAACCTGACCCTGGCCCGGGTAGCGGCTTACAAAAAGCAGCAGAAGGCTCTGGAACCCCAGACCCTGCTCCTGGACGCCGGGGATGCCATCCAGGGGGAACCTCTGGGGAAACTCACCGATGGACGGGCCATGGTCCGGATCCTGAATGGGGCGGGCTATGATTTCGCCATCCCCGGCAACCATGAATTCGATTACGGCATGGACAATTTCCTGTCCCTGGCCAAAAAACTGAAGTGCGGGTACACCAGCTGCAACTTCGTTCGGCTGGATACCGGGAAACCCGTACTGACGCCCTACCGGATCTTTCCCTTTAAAGAACGGAAGGTGGCGCTCATCGGGGTCACCACCCCGGGCACTCTGGTTTCTTCCACGCCCCGGTTCTTCCAGGACGGAAAGGGCCATTTCATCTATGGATTCTGTGAGGACAAAGCAGGGGTGAAGCTTTACAGACAGGTCCAGGATACGGTGGAGGAAGCCCGGGAACAAGGGGCGGATACGGTGATCCTGGTGACCCATCTGGGCAGCGACGGATCCATCCCCGTGTGGAGCAGCCGGGCGCTCCTGGCCCATGTAACGGGAGTGGACGGGCTCATCGACGGCCATTCCCACGAACAGTACGAAGTGTTTTACCCGGACCGGAAGGGCAAAATGATTCCGGTGGCCCAGACCGGTACCAAGCTCCAAAGCCTGGGACGGATGGTCATTGAAGATGACGGTACCATCCGGGGCGAACTGATCCGGGATCTGCCGGCACCGGATCCCCAGGTGGAGAAGCTGGTCCGGAAGGAAATGGCCAAAGTGGACAAGGCTCTTGCCCAGAAGGTGGGAGAATCTCCCGTGGAACTGGTGGATTCCCTGGAAGGCCAGCGGGCGGTGCGCCAGAAAGAAACCAACCTGGGAGACTTTGCGGCGGATGCTTTCCGGACCTGTTTCAAGGCGGATGCGGCCCTGATCAACGGGGGCTCCTTCCGGTCCGGTCTGCCTCGGGGCGCCTGGACCCGGAAAACCCTTTTGACCCTGTTCCCCTTCGGGAACCAGGCAGTGCTCCGCAGCGTTTCCGGCCAGCAGCTGCTGGATGCCCTGGAACTGAGCGTATCCCATGCACCGGAAGAAAATGGCGGGTTCCTTCAGGTATCCGGTCTGACCTTTGTCTATGATCCTGCCATCCCGTCTCCTGTGAAACTGGATGATCAGGGGAATTTTGAACGGGTGGAAGGCAAACGGCGGGTCAGTCAGGTGATGATCGGCGGCAAACCCCTGGACACGGCAGAAGACTACCTGGTGGCCGGGACCAGCTACATCCTCAGTGACGGCGGCAACGGCTACTCCATGTTCCGGGATACCACCCTGGTGGCGGAACCGGGCCTGTCCGATGTGGACATCCTGGCCGATTACGTCCAGAAACAGGGCGTCAGCGAGGCCTATCGGAAGCCGGAAGGACAGGGGAGAATCCGGATAGACAGGAAATAA
- a CDS encoding nucleoside hydrolase has translation MEMRNDFRKFFTIVGILALAVFAPLGRGQAAEKEKVILDTDMVELLDDGVAMMMLAQAPNIQLEGVTIVFGNTWVETGTAAAIRQLEGMGRKDIPVFMGVNEPTRKDRFAHMAEEKRLYGQNFDSHKGAAGYPRPASWQQVYRERYHREPELQPRKEAAADFIVRTIRKNPGEVTLVAIGSGANLAAALDRDPSIAGKVKRVVYMAGAFMVEGNVMPHGEFNVWIDPESARKVYRAPWTEQVFLPLDVCNTAKLSRQEYQVLTGKISQPWARAMWKDYWAGPLFQQDPGFSSYIWDVLAAAVVIDPQVITREETLPVDVNDQYGPGYGDTLAYRGFGPEGTQKARIVFAVDQDRLWPMVEKVFDRL, from the coding sequence ATGGAAATGCGGAATGATTTCAGAAAATTCTTTACGATTGTTGGAATCCTGGCCCTGGCAGTCTTTGCCCCTTTGGGGCGCGGGCAGGCCGCAGAGAAGGAAAAGGTGATCCTGGATACGGATATGGTGGAGCTGCTGGATGACGGGGTGGCCATGATGATGCTGGCCCAGGCCCCCAACATCCAGCTGGAAGGGGTCACCATCGTCTTTGGAAACACCTGGGTGGAAACCGGTACCGCAGCAGCCATCCGCCAGCTGGAAGGGATGGGCCGGAAGGACATCCCTGTGTTCATGGGGGTGAATGAACCCACCCGGAAGGACCGGTTTGCCCATATGGCGGAAGAGAAACGGCTGTACGGACAGAATTTCGACAGCCATAAAGGAGCCGCCGGCTATCCTCGTCCTGCTTCCTGGCAGCAGGTATATCGGGAACGGTACCACCGGGAACCGGAACTGCAGCCCCGGAAGGAAGCGGCAGCTGACTTCATTGTCCGGACCATCCGGAAGAATCCTGGAGAGGTGACCCTGGTGGCCATTGGCAGCGGAGCCAACCTGGCGGCAGCCCTGGACCGGGATCCGTCCATTGCCGGAAAGGTGAAACGGGTGGTGTACATGGCCGGAGCCTTCATGGTGGAAGGCAATGTGATGCCCCACGGAGAATTCAATGTATGGATCGATCCGGAATCGGCCCGGAAAGTGTACCGGGCACCCTGGACGGAACAGGTGTTCCTGCCGCTGGATGTATGCAATACGGCCAAACTGAGCCGGCAGGAATATCAGGTGCTTACGGGGAAAATCTCCCAGCCCTGGGCCCGTGCCATGTGGAAGGATTACTGGGCAGGGCCTCTGTTCCAGCAGGATCCGGGTTTTTCCAGCTATATCTGGGATGTGCTGGCTGCTGCCGTGGTCATCGATCCCCAGGTGATCACCCGGGAAGAAACCCTGCCGGTGGATGTGAATGACCAGTACGGACCGGGCTATGGAGATACCCTGGCCTACCGGGGCTTCGGACCGGAAGGCACCCAGAAGGCCCGGATCGTCTTTGCCGTGGACCAGGATCGGCTGTGGCCCATGGTGGAAAAAGTCTTTGACCGCCTGTAA
- a CDS encoding sensor histidine kinase, translated as MVDFVKLGPLFLRVLVLLGFVGLMSQSLLIYFLQPLPRFRFRRRKALEGVILVLLILLESDLMLDIQLGREEPYGMGFRLVLGGSLLVLALRQQKEKIGCRSLCLAAVAILPFFDGSYPWEMGLALVLFLVRALDLLPETIQEKRMQITEYSIQEAIDSLEEGVLISLASGEPVLMNRALFRYTESVLGVGIRNGNVLWHLLQEVRRPGLLRENQGRGLLFRLPDGRWLLFQRVMIDFQGQSHWQLTASDVTELQRLNQSLDQQNRQLQQKNAELKELLQHVQEIQSRETLREIRIRIHDLMGMRISLLQQVLNNRDFADYQRIMPLLVSMLSDVRQEIRVKPQVRLAELVSVYRKLGVLVTVRGNLPEAEWKGELYVQIIREALTNAVCHGRASQVALVLDEENLLIQDNGLGCTGPVQAGGGLTGIREKVESRGGKLEVSGTPHFILKIRFGMEEKEGMKNDPNFAGG; from the coding sequence ATGGTAGATTTTGTGAAACTGGGACCCCTGTTCCTCCGGGTACTGGTGCTGCTGGGCTTTGTGGGGCTGATGAGCCAGAGCCTCCTGATCTATTTCCTCCAGCCCCTTCCCCGGTTCCGGTTTCGCCGCCGGAAAGCGCTGGAAGGGGTGATCCTGGTCCTCCTGATTCTCCTGGAAAGTGATTTGATGCTGGATATCCAGCTGGGCCGGGAAGAGCCCTATGGCATGGGGTTCCGTCTGGTCCTTGGCGGCAGTCTCCTGGTCCTGGCCCTGAGGCAGCAAAAAGAGAAAATCGGCTGCCGGTCCCTGTGTCTGGCCGCAGTGGCGATCCTGCCCTTCTTCGACGGGAGCTATCCCTGGGAGATGGGCCTGGCCCTGGTCCTTTTTCTGGTGCGGGCCCTGGACCTGCTGCCGGAAACCATCCAGGAGAAACGGATGCAGATCACGGAGTATTCCATCCAGGAGGCCATCGATTCCCTGGAGGAGGGGGTCCTGATCTCGCTGGCTAGCGGCGAACCGGTGCTGATGAACCGGGCCCTGTTCCGGTATACGGAAAGTGTGCTGGGGGTGGGGATCCGGAACGGCAATGTGCTGTGGCATCTGCTCCAGGAAGTGCGCAGGCCCGGGCTGCTTCGGGAAAACCAGGGCAGAGGGCTGCTGTTCCGTCTGCCGGACGGCCGCTGGCTGCTGTTCCAGCGGGTCATGATCGATTTCCAGGGGCAGTCCCACTGGCAGCTGACTGCCAGTGATGTCACGGAACTCCAGCGGCTGAACCAGTCCCTGGACCAGCAGAACCGGCAGCTGCAGCAGAAAAATGCCGAGCTGAAGGAACTGCTCCAGCATGTCCAGGAAATCCAGAGCCGGGAAACCCTCCGGGAAATCCGGATCCGGATCCATGATCTGATGGGGATGCGGATCAGCCTGCTCCAGCAGGTATTGAACAACCGGGATTTTGCGGATTACCAGCGGATCATGCCCCTTCTGGTCAGCATGCTTTCTGATGTACGGCAGGAAATCCGGGTGAAACCCCAGGTGCGGCTGGCTGAACTGGTTTCTGTGTACCGGAAACTGGGGGTACTGGTCACCGTGCGGGGAAATCTGCCGGAGGCGGAATGGAAAGGGGAACTGTATGTGCAGATCATCCGGGAAGCCCTGACCAATGCCGTCTGCCATGGGCGGGCCAGCCAGGTGGCTCTGGTCCTGGACGAAGAAAACCTTCTGATCCAGGACAATGGACTGGGCTGCACCGGACCCGTCCAGGCCGGAGGCGGGCTGACCGGGATCCGGGAAAAAGTGGAAAGCCGGGGCGGGAAACTGGAGGTTTCCGGGACCCCTCATTTTATACTGAAAATCCGTTTTGGGATGGAAGAAAAGGAAGGGATGAAGAATGATCCGAATTTTGCTGGTGGATGA
- a CDS encoding glycosyltransferase family 2 protein, producing MSTYFDIIMVPLQVLIVFFTIYYFVISLFGILPRKKEKKILTPRTTFAVIVAAHNEEKVIGELVENLHMLRYPDDMYDIFVIADNCKDHTADVARKAGAIVCERFNQEKVGKGFALEWMFQRLFAMQRQYDAVAIFDADNLVHPDFLKEMNNRFCKGERLIQGYLDVKNPNDSWVSGTFAINFWIVNHVWHLAKYTIGLSSVFGGTGMVIATDVLKKYGWKATCLTEDMEFTMKCLLEGIPTTWCQDAIIYDEKPTTFRASWNQRKRWAQGQFDVAERYMGKLLKEGLKKRDIVILDGVIDVFQPYFMLISTFFVICSTIYNFVPFYTNVLYALLPYHCWQVIGVAQYLIPAIILFKINAAPKSWFYTLFYPLLLYSWVPITLLGYLHRHEHVWSHTIHTRSISFNDVLVPESAETGPKQIVLPKEKR from the coding sequence ATGAGTACGTATTTTGATATCATCATGGTTCCCCTCCAGGTGCTGATCGTCTTTTTTACCATCTATTATTTTGTGATCTCCCTGTTCGGCATCCTGCCCCGGAAGAAAGAAAAGAAGATCCTCACCCCCAGGACCACTTTTGCCGTAATCGTGGCTGCCCACAACGAGGAAAAGGTCATTGGAGAACTGGTGGAGAACCTTCATATGCTCCGGTACCCGGATGATATGTATGATATCTTTGTGATTGCCGATAACTGTAAGGACCATACGGCGGACGTGGCCCGGAAGGCCGGCGCCATTGTGTGCGAACGGTTCAACCAGGAAAAGGTGGGGAAGGGCTTTGCCCTGGAATGGATGTTCCAGCGGCTGTTTGCCATGCAGCGGCAGTATGATGCCGTGGCCATTTTCGACGCCGACAACCTGGTCCATCCCGATTTCCTGAAGGAAATGAACAACCGGTTCTGCAAGGGAGAACGGCTGATCCAGGGGTATCTGGACGTGAAGAACCCCAATGACAGCTGGGTGAGCGGCACCTTTGCCATCAACTTCTGGATCGTGAACCATGTGTGGCATCTGGCCAAGTACACCATCGGACTTTCCAGTGTGTTCGGGGGCACCGGTATGGTGATCGCCACGGACGTGCTGAAAAAGTACGGCTGGAAGGCCACCTGCCTGACGGAAGACATGGAATTCACCATGAAATGCCTGCTGGAGGGCATCCCCACCACCTGGTGCCAGGATGCCATCATCTACGACGAGAAACCCACCACCTTCAGGGCTTCCTGGAACCAGCGGAAACGGTGGGCCCAGGGCCAGTTCGATGTGGCGGAACGGTACATGGGCAAACTGCTGAAGGAAGGCCTGAAGAAGCGGGACATTGTGATCCTGGACGGGGTCATCGACGTGTTCCAGCCTTATTTCATGCTGATCTCCACTTTCTTTGTGATCTGCAGCACCATCTACAATTTTGTTCCGTTCTATACCAACGTATTGTACGCATTGCTGCCCTACCACTGCTGGCAGGTGATCGGGGTGGCCCAGTATCTGATCCCGGCCATCATCCTGTTCAAGATCAACGCGGCTCCCAAGAGCTGGTTCTATACCCTGTTCTATCCGCTGCTGCTGTACAGCTGGGTGCCCATCACCCTGCTGGGGTACCTGCATCGCCATGAACATGTATGGAGCCATACCATCCATACCCGCAGCATCAGCTTCAACGATGTGCTGGTCCCCGAAAGCGCTGAAACCGGGCCCAAGCAGATTGTGCTGCCCAAGGAAAAAAGATAG
- a CDS encoding WecB/TagA/CpsF family glycosyltransferase, protein MDINKKPVMDILGVPVTPFSMDEATAWLMERVAQHVTTQVVTANAEIIMMAQEMPAYRALLEHTDLILADGAGTVWAGRKLGYQVPERVAGFDLFLRLLACGAGRGTRFFLFGAAPGVAEAAKEKAEALYPGVKIVGTRNGYFEQKDEPEIIRQINESGADVLFAALGAPKQEFWLQEHRDQLKPALRMGLGGSFDVLAGKMERAPKWMQEASLEWLFRLYKQPSRLGRMMALPRFVVKVLEYKNRK, encoded by the coding sequence ATGGATATCAACAAGAAACCTGTGATGGACATCCTGGGGGTGCCGGTCACTCCCTTTTCCATGGACGAAGCCACGGCCTGGCTGATGGAACGGGTGGCACAGCATGTCACCACCCAGGTGGTCACGGCCAATGCGGAAATCATCATGATGGCTCAGGAAATGCCGGCCTACCGGGCTCTGCTGGAACATACGGACCTGATCCTGGCTGACGGGGCCGGGACGGTATGGGCGGGTCGGAAACTGGGCTACCAGGTGCCTGAACGGGTGGCCGGGTTCGACCTGTTCCTGCGGCTGCTGGCCTGCGGCGCCGGCCGGGGTACCCGGTTCTTCCTGTTCGGGGCGGCTCCGGGGGTTGCAGAAGCGGCGAAGGAAAAAGCCGAGGCTTTGTACCCGGGGGTGAAGATCGTGGGTACCCGGAACGGGTATTTCGAGCAGAAGGACGAACCGGAGATCATCCGGCAGATCAACGAAAGCGGCGCCGATGTGCTGTTTGCCGCCCTGGGAGCTCCCAAGCAGGAATTCTGGCTCCAGGAGCACCGGGACCAGCTGAAACCGGCTCTGCGGATGGGGCTGGGCGGCAGCTTCGATGTGCTGGCAGGCAAGATGGAACGGGCGCCCAAATGGATGCAGGAGGCATCCCTGGAATGGCTGTTCCGCCTGTACAAGCAGCCCAGCCGGCTGGGCCGTATGATGGCTCTGCCCCGGTTCGTGGTGAAAGTGCTGGAATATAAAAACAGGAAATAA
- a CDS encoding response regulator transcription factor, whose amino-acid sequence MIRILLVDDQKILLDGLARLLEPYEDLEVVGQLPFSEMVETACGRLKPHVVLMDICMEGKTSGIECTRKIKKHFPQIKVIIMTGFQDVHFVELAQEAGADSFIYKESAADQFVDCIRRTMAGEHLFPDVQERTTFGFYNATLTQREIQILHLVCQNLSYQEIADRLQLTRRTVSFHISNMLSKTGHKSLVGLAVEAAEKGYAGRE is encoded by the coding sequence ATGATCCGAATTTTGCTGGTGGATGACCAGAAAATCCTGCTGGATGGGCTGGCCAGGCTGCTGGAACCGTATGAAGACCTGGAGGTGGTGGGGCAGCTGCCCTTTTCGGAAATGGTGGAAACAGCCTGCGGCCGGCTGAAGCCCCATGTGGTACTGATGGATATCTGCATGGAAGGGAAGACCAGCGGGATCGAATGTACCCGGAAGATCAAAAAGCATTTTCCCCAGATCAAAGTCATCATCATGACCGGTTTCCAGGATGTACATTTTGTGGAACTGGCCCAGGAGGCGGGAGCAGACAGTTTCATCTACAAAGAAAGTGCTGCAGACCAATTTGTAGACTGTATCCGCCGGACCATGGCGGGGGAGCATCTGTTCCCGGATGTACAGGAACGGACCACTTTTGGATTTTACAACGCCACCCTGACCCAGCGGGAAATCCAGATCCTGCACCTGGTCTGCCAGAACCTGAGCTATCAGGAAATCGCCGACCGGCTGCAGCTGACCCGCCGGACCGTCAGCTTCCACATCAGCAACATGCTCAGCAAAACCGGCCACAAAAGCCTGGTGGGACTGGCTGTGGAAGCGGCAGAGAAGGGGTATGCAGGGAGGGAATAA
- a CDS encoding phosphatidylserine decarboxylase: protein MFKYNYIILKEGYPFIIITAAITLLTGYLAGPVFAVLPFVLMVYFMYFFRQRVLDVKQDPSLLYSPADGTVMGVEEFFDTEFLNEPAKKVTIFLSVFNVHSNRSPMTGLIKYMRYTCGGYEPAYKDSAPIVNERMAIGLDNGKNRVLVIQIAGILARRIVSWTSLGSRLRQGEPYGMIKFGSCTELVMPRSVEVLVRKGDKVQGGISIIGRQKAE from the coding sequence GTGTTCAAATATAACTATATTATTCTCAAAGAAGGCTATCCTTTCATCATCATCACAGCGGCGATTACCCTTCTGACCGGGTATCTGGCCGGCCCTGTGTTTGCCGTGCTGCCCTTTGTGCTGATGGTTTATTTTATGTATTTTTTCCGGCAGCGGGTCCTGGATGTGAAACAGGATCCCAGCCTGCTGTATTCCCCGGCGGATGGTACGGTGATGGGGGTGGAGGAATTCTTCGATACGGAGTTCCTCAACGAACCGGCCAAGAAAGTGACGATTTTCCTTTCTGTATTCAACGTGCATTCCAACCGGTCGCCCATGACCGGGCTGATCAAGTACATGCGCTATACCTGTGGAGGCTATGAACCGGCCTACAAGGATTCGGCGCCCATTGTCAACGAGCGGATGGCCATCGGCCTGGATAATGGGAAGAACCGGGTACTGGTGATCCAGATCGCCGGCATCCTGGCCCGGCGCATTGTCAGCTGGACGTCTCTGGGCAGCCGGCTGCGGCAGGGAGAACCCTACGGGATGATCAAGTTCGGTTCCTGCACGGAACTGGTCATGCCCCGTTCGGTGGAAGTGTTGGTCCGCAAGGGCGATAAAGTCCAGGGCGGTATCAGTATTATCGGGAGGCAGAAAGCAGAATGA
- the pssA gene encoding CDP-diacylglycerol--serine O-phosphatidyltransferase, producing the protein MNYKRMVPNSISGLSQILGLISIFLSMEKDFNWAAIFIILAILADSCDGRAARALGVSGPFGVEMDSLCDVCSFGMAPAVLIYCYSLQQLGVAGMIISGLFAFGAAMRLARFNVNVSAIHGYFQGMPAPAGACVIVTFVLGGMRISPVLTALLTIAVAILMYSDVKYPDFKGHGNPLFRVPVIIAFILGALVLYSDVHAWPFVIMFTYTLCGVLNAIYTKLTGKQAVFK; encoded by the coding sequence ATGAACTACAAACGCATGGTACCTAACAGCATCAGTGGACTGAGCCAGATCCTGGGGCTGATTTCCATTTTCCTTTCCATGGAAAAGGATTTCAACTGGGCGGCCATTTTCATCATCCTGGCCATCCTGGCGGATTCCTGTGACGGGCGGGCAGCCCGGGCTCTGGGCGTCAGCGGGCCCTTCGGGGTGGAGATGGACTCCCTGTGTGATGTGTGTTCTTTCGGCATGGCTCCGGCGGTGCTGATCTACTGCTACAGCCTGCAGCAGCTGGGGGTGGCCGGTATGATCATCTCCGGACTGTTTGCCTTCGGGGCGGCCATGCGGCTGGCCCGGTTCAACGTAAACGTCTCCGCCATCCACGGTTATTTCCAGGGCATGCCTGCACCGGCCGGGGCCTGTGTCATCGTGACCTTTGTCCTGGGAGGCATGCGGATCAGCCCGGTGCTCACTGCACTGCTGACCATTGCGGTGGCCATCCTCATGTACAGTGATGTGAAATATCCGGATTTCAAGGGACACGGCAATCCGCTGTTCCGGGTACCGGTGATCATTGCGTTCATCCTGGGGGCCCTGGTGCTTTACAGCGATGTGCACGCCTGGCCCTTTGTGATCATGTTCACCTACACCCTGTGCGGGGTGCTGAATGCCATTTACACAAAGCTCACCGGGAAACAGGCCGTGTTTAAGTAA
- a CDS encoding SPFH domain-containing protein has product MGLIKAGMGAVGGVLADQWKEFFYCQMAPDILMMKGQKRTGSRSSNQGDDNIISNGSRIAVNNGQCMMIVENGKVVDLCAEPGEYTYDKSTEPSIFTGDLKDNVKDIFKQLGKRFTFGGDTGKDQRVYYFNTKELIGNKYGTPSEIPFKVKDDTTGQVLTIRLRCFGEYSYRITDPILFYTHVAGNDFDEYRRETLDSQMKSELLMALAPAFAQLSAQRIDYTEIMAHTFELAEALNDVLSKKWRDLRGIEIVSFGISNIKANEADEEKIQKVQMGMTMGSDPRIAMGAVVDSSTDSMRIAAGNQNAGAAFGFMGMNMAGNAGANMFQALAGQAAAQQPAPPPAGAPRQPNGFAPGAAAPNGWDCSCGQKGNTGKFCMACGAKKPEPAGTWDCACGYKGNTGKFCMECGAPKPKAQPQGWTCPGCGTVNQGKFCMNCGAKKPEDAPLYRCDKCGWQPPDPHHPPKFCPQCGDPFDDNDKS; this is encoded by the coding sequence ATGGGACTGATCAAAGCAGGGATGGGCGCTGTAGGCGGCGTGCTGGCCGATCAATGGAAAGAGTTTTTCTACTGCCAGATGGCACCGGACATCCTGATGATGAAAGGCCAGAAACGGACCGGGAGCCGGAGCTCCAACCAGGGCGACGACAACATCATCAGCAACGGATCCCGGATCGCTGTGAACAACGGCCAGTGCATGATGATCGTGGAAAACGGCAAGGTGGTGGATCTGTGTGCAGAACCGGGGGAATACACCTACGACAAAAGCACTGAACCTTCCATCTTCACCGGGGATCTGAAAGACAATGTGAAGGACATCTTCAAACAGCTGGGGAAACGGTTCACCTTCGGCGGGGATACCGGTAAGGATCAGCGGGTATACTATTTCAATACCAAGGAACTGATCGGGAACAAATACGGGACCCCCAGCGAAATCCCCTTCAAGGTGAAGGATGATACCACTGGCCAGGTGCTGACTATCCGGCTCCGGTGCTTCGGAGAATACAGCTACCGGATCACGGACCCCATCCTGTTCTATACCCACGTGGCCGGGAACGATTTCGACGAATACCGCAGGGAAACACTGGACAGCCAGATGAAAAGCGAACTGCTCATGGCCCTGGCACCGGCTTTTGCTCAGCTCAGCGCTCAGCGGATCGACTACACGGAAATCATGGCCCATACCTTTGAACTGGCGGAAGCCCTCAACGATGTCCTGAGCAAAAAATGGCGGGATCTCCGGGGCATTGAAATCGTTTCCTTCGGAATCAGCAATATCAAAGCCAATGAAGCGGATGAAGAAAAGATCCAGAAGGTCCAGATGGGCATGACCATGGGCAGCGATCCCCGGATAGCCATGGGGGCCGTGGTGGATTCCAGCACCGATTCCATGAGGATAGCGGCAGGAAACCAGAACGCCGGAGCCGCCTTCGGGTTCATGGGCATGAATATGGCAGGGAATGCCGGGGCGAACATGTTCCAGGCCCTGGCAGGCCAGGCGGCGGCCCAGCAGCCGGCCCCACCGCCGGCAGGAGCACCACGTCAGCCCAATGGGTTTGCCCCAGGAGCGGCGGCTCCCAATGGCTGGGACTGCAGCTGCGGCCAGAAGGGCAATACCGGGAAGTTCTGCATGGCCTGCGGCGCCAAAAAGCCGGAACCGGCAGGGACCTGGGACTGCGCCTGCGGCTACAAAGGGAATACCGGGAAGTTCTGTATGGAATGTGGCGCTCCCAAGCCGAAAGCCCAGCCCCAGGGATGGACCTGTCCCGGCTGCGGCACGGTAAACCAGGGGAAATTCTGCATGAACTGCGGAGCCAAAAAACCGGAGGATGCGCCTTTGTACCGCTGTGACAAATGCGGCTGGCAGCCCCCCGATCCCCATCATCCCCCCAAATTCTGCCCGCAGTGCGGAGATCCTTTTGACGACAACGACAAGAGCTGA